The DNA segment GATAATTACGCGTGACTCTACGGTGTCGCTCAACCCCATATCCCTGATGACCCGGGCGGTTATGCCTACGCTGGTGGCGACCAGGGCGGCACCTATGAACATGGCCTCCGAGGGCGGGTTGTCCAGGGAGACCATCAGGAGGTATCCGGAAACGAAAGGCACTATCACTCCCAGGACAGCTACATAGATGGCCGTCCTCCCCACCTTGCTCAGGTCGGAGAACCTGGTCTCCAGGCCTACAGCGAACAGTAGGAAGATCACTCCCAGCTCGGCCAGCAGCTCCAGGAACCCAAAGTTGGCCTCGACCTGGAGGAGGTCGAACAGCAGTGTGTTCCCGATGACTATTCCGGCGATGATCTCCCCTACCACCTGCGGGAGCTTCAGGTACTCGAACCCGATGGCGAACAGGCGGGAGGCGAGCACAACGACGAAAAGTAATGTGAGGACCACACCGATATCAAAATCCATGGCTACCGCTCCACCCTATTGTGATAATACTTCATTACTGTTAGGCTTTGCTCCATGGGATATGTGGGCTCATTGATGCAATCACCAGTGAATCGACCCTCTTCTTCAGTAGATACTCATAACAGATTTACGAGACCCACAGCGGAAGAATAACTATTCATGCTGTGTGGCAAGCCAAAGACCATCTCGCCAGCCTCCTGAAGCAGGATTTTTTTCACCAGGGCCATATTGTGACCCTAACAGCTCAGCCGGAGGCGATCTGAACCAGGCTCAGCAGGGTGACGGCTATCAGGACCACGGGAACGACGTATCGGGTCAGCATGATGATGATGCTCCCCCATCGCTCACCGATCTCTGCGGTGATCTCCTTCCTGTCAAGGTACCAGGAGAAGACCAAGGAAATGAGGACGCCCGCCAAGGGGAGCCCATAGCTTCCCACAGTCTCGTCCATCAGGTCCAAAATCCTCATCCCACCGACCATCAGCTCGGCCTGGCTGTAGCTCAGGGCAGAGAACATCCCCACCGCGATGGCCCCTAGGGTGAGGTAGGCAGCGGTCCGTTTGCGGGATATCCTCAGCTTTTCCATGACCACTGTCACATTGACCTCCAGCATGGATATGGCAGAGGTAAGGGCTGCAAAGAACAGGAGAGTAAAGAACGCTATGGCCAGTATGTTCCCGGACGGGATGCTGTCGAAGGCGATGGGAAGAGTGACGAAGGCAAGCTCCGCCCCCAGCGATGGTTCCAGCCCCACGGTGAAGGCGATGGGGAAGATGACTAGCCCGGCGAGTATGGCGACCGATAGGTCCGCGAAGGTGATTATCATGGATGACCGAGGTATGCTCACGTTACGCTCCAGATAGCCGCCGTAGGTGATCAGGATCCCGTAACCCACCGATAGGGAGAAGAACGCCTGGCCAAAGGCAGCGCTCCATAGGTCGGCCCGTGACAGGACGGAGAGGTCAGGGGTGAAGAGGAAGTCCACACCTGCATTGAACCCGTCCAGGGTGGTCGCGTATATGGCCAGCGTGATGAGGATGATGAAGGACAATGGGATGACCGCTGTGACTATCTTCTCGATCCCCCCCTTGACGCCAAGTGATACCACCAGGCCGGAGAGGACCGCTGCTATGATGAAGAATAAGATTGGCAGATATGACGATATGAACTCGGAGAACTGGGGTTCGGTCCCGGAAATGGAGAATAGGACGTAGGCCAGGGTCCAACCGGTGATGACCAGGTAGTAGCTCATCAGGAGGAACAGGACTATGGAGATGATCCATCCCAGGGGTTTGAACTTCGACCTGACAAAGGAGAAGGAGGAGACTACATCCTTTTTCAGACGCCTCCCCACAGCCAGCTCTAACATCATCAGCGGGACGGCGAACAGGAAGACAGCGATCAGATAGGGGACAAGGTATGCACCGCCACCGTTCTGACCCAGGACAGAAGAGAACCGCCAGATGTTCCCTATGCCCACGGCGGAGCCGATGGCGGCGAGGATAAAGGTGAGACCGGACGACCACTTCTCCGTCAAGCAAAGCCTCCTGAGAGCAAACCTTGTCTTTGGGTTCTAAAAATATTTAAAAGATGTTATGAACCACATTACTGGCCCATGCCATTGACTTTTTCTTCCCTGCTGCCCGGACCCCACCTACTCATTTTCGACATCGTATCCTTTCTTACTCAAGCTGAACGTCGTCGATATGGATCGATCTCACCCTTCAGGATCAGGTCGCACGGATCGGAGGAGAATGAGGACAATCATGGGTGTTGGATTCCCTGCTCCCCCGGCAGATGGTCTGGTTGATGTCAAGGGACTTTCATCCCTCACTTGAAGAGGTCCTTGCCCTTATGGAAAAGCTCCAAGCTGACCAGCTCACCCACCAACCTGTCTTTATCATCCACCACGGGCAGGGCGTCCCACCTGTTCTTGATCATCAAATTCAGGGCATCGGTGATCTTGGTCTCCCTTCTGACTACGGTCATTTTCTGGACCACATCCTTGATCTCGTCCCCAAGCGTGTCGCGCATGAAGCGGTAGAAGGACAGGGCGCTCGCACCCTTGACCCCCACCTTATACCCGATCAATTCCAGCAGGGCCGCCGTAGTGATTGCACCAATAAGCTTCATATCGTCGTCCACAACGTAGACGACGTGTGACGCTGGATTACGGAGCATCTCCTCGATGGCGTCCTTTATCCTCGTCCCCTGCCTTATCACCACTGGCTCTTGGACAATGATTTCGTAGACATCTCCGACCAATGTATCCTGAAAGCTCTTCTCGACCTCGACCATGTGCTCCTTCATTAGATTAAGCCATTTATGACTCCTTCTATCATCTATCAAAGTCGCTAATGGAGCGGTTCAAACTCGTTTCATCATAGGCAGCAGTCCCTGGGAGGGCCACAAAACCAACCCCTCGTGGCCATCTCGTCTTGCCCCCATGGCATGAGCATGTACTGGCCCTATCGCACTAGCGGAACTCTGCCCATTTCATCTCCGCTCACGGTCGGCGGCAGACCTAAGACGGACTCGAAGAGCATGCCCATTCACAGTTCGATCAGGGCACGGAGCTTCAAACGGACATTATGTATCTCTCTAGTTCCCACGGGGTCACCTGGCGTTTAAATTCATGCCACTCCATCTTCTTGATCGACGAGTACTGTTGGAAGATGTGATCGCCCAGCGTCTCTTTCATGAACTCGCTATCTTCGATCTGATCTAAGGCATCGCCTAGATTCTCAGGCAGGTTATTGACCCCCAGCGCAGTTCTCTCCTCTGAGCTCATAGAATAGACGTCCTTCTCGACCGGCTGCGGCGGATGGATGCCCTTACTGATACCATCGAGTCCAGCGGAGAGCATTACAGCGAATTGGAGGTAGGGATTTCCAGCGGGGTCGGGATTTCGATGTTCCAACCGTGTTCCCTTGCCTCTCAGGTACGGAACCCTTATCAGGGCGCTTCGGTTCCGGTTCGCCCAGACGATGTAGCAAGGCGCCTCGTAGCCAGGCATCAGTCGCCTGTATGAATTGATGTGGGAGGTTAGGACGGCGCAGGTCTCTTTGGCGTGAGCCAGTAATCCACCGAGGTAATTCAAGGCTATGTCGCTGAGACCAAATTTCCCATCTGGATCATCAAAAGCGTTCTCTCCATTTAGATGGGCCAGGGACTGATGCACATGCATCGCGTTCCCATTGTCGTCCTGGAAAGGTTTGGGCATGAACGTCGCATGAAGGCCATTGAGCTTGGCTATGGTCCTGATGCCGAACTTCATGGTCATGACACGATCCGCCAATGAGAGAGCGTCCCCATGCCTAAGTATGACCTCTTGCTGGCCAGGAGCAACCTCATGATGCGATGCCTTGATGTGAAAGCCCATTCTGTTGAAGTGGGTCACGATCTCCTTCCTCACCTTCTCTCCCTGGTCCAATGGCATGAGG comes from the Methanomassiliicoccus sp. genome and includes:
- a CDS encoding sodium-dependent transporter, which encodes MTEKWSSGLTFILAAIGSAVGIGNIWRFSSVLGQNGGGAYLVPYLIAVFLFAVPLMMLELAVGRRLKKDVVSSFSFVRSKFKPLGWIISIVLFLLMSYYLVITGWTLAYVLFSISGTEPQFSEFISSYLPILFFIIAAVLSGLVVSLGVKGGIEKIVTAVIPLSFIILITLAIYATTLDGFNAGVDFLFTPDLSVLSRADLWSAAFGQAFFSLSVGYGILITYGGYLERNVSIPRSSMIITFADLSVAILAGLVIFPIAFTVGLEPSLGAELAFVTLPIAFDSIPSGNILAIAFFTLLFFAALTSAISMLEVNVTVVMEKLRISRKRTAAYLTLGAIAVGMFSALSYSQAELMVGGMRILDLMDETVGSYGLPLAGVLISLVFSWYLDRKEITAEIGERWGSIIIMLTRYVVPVVLIAVTLLSLVQIASG
- the glnA gene encoding type I glutamate--ammonia ligase, yielding MISLEIESTKETVLEHVKKEGVKFVEMQFSDIMGTVKSISIPSESLEEAMDEGVSIDGSSILGYSTVDESEFMGIPVLDSLQIYPWTCGTDQKTARLVCKIFHHDGNRFQGDPRLVLERATEKAKKMGFICNVGPEMEFFLLNQEEILNGIPRAYDKGRYFDLMPLDQGEKVRKEIVTHFNRMGFHIKASHHEVAPGQQEVILRHGDALSLADRVMTMKFGIRTIAKLNGLHATFMPKPFQDDNGNAMHVHQSLAHLNGENAFDDPDGKFGLSDIALNYLGGLLAHAKETCAVLTSHINSYRRLMPGYEAPCYIVWANRNRSALIRVPYLRGKGTRLEHRNPDPAGNPYLQFAVMLSAGLDGISKGIHPPQPVEKDVYSMSSEERTALGVNNLPENLGDALDQIEDSEFMKETLGDHIFQQYSSIKKMEWHEFKRQVTPWELERYIMSV
- a CDS encoding CBS domain-containing protein, translated to MVEVEKSFQDTLVGDVYEIIVQEPVVIRQGTRIKDAIEEMLRNPASHVVYVVDDDMKLIGAITTAALLELIGYKVGVKGASALSFYRFMRDTLGDEIKDVVQKMTVVRRETKITDALNLMIKNRWDALPVVDDKDRLVGELVSLELFHKGKDLFK